TCAATCTCAAGTACTGGAATAAGTGTGGGAATATGAGGGAGGGGAATTGCAATCGGGAATTCTGTGACCTCCCTGTCAATGGGCAAAGCTTGGATTCACTATGCTCCTACACTATGCTCCCTTCTCATACTGGGTTCCCATATGCCTGTTTCTCAGAATTCATAGTTGCCAGACTCCCTTCAAGCAAACAGGGGGATTTCCATGTTTTCACAGGTCAAAGAAGACAGCTTGGCTTCTCCGTGCCCTATTTTGGTCCACATTGTACAGTGGATTTCATGGGAGTGTCAACTCTGTTTAGCTACTGACTGCAGAGTGTTAGTACAGACCCCAACACTGTAGGCTCTGGAACACCTCCAAAGTGTTATTTCAAGCAATATATCTTCTGGCTGTTAAGTCTATATTCTGCCTGAAAATATAGGAACAATTAATATTTAGCCTCTGTAAGGTTTGGGGAACTCACTGGTGACCCAAGAAACAATCAAGAAGCCTTCTTCTTCAACTTGAAGACATGTTATTGGAACTTGTTTCTTTCTGGTACCacattcatttccttcagattcCCAGGAATCTAGACAATGTGAGAATCTCTGTTTCTAGGAGGAGCATCTACCTTGAATCTTTCCCTCATTTTCTATCCAATGGAACTAGACTAGACAGACTAATTAAGAACTTTGAGATTTCTATCATCTCTTGTTTATAAGCCTAAAGACAGCTCTTAAGTCCTAGAGTTGTTCTCTCTCCTGGACAATACCCTGTCCCCTCTATTGTTCCAAACCAAAAAAGTACCTTCTAAACAAAAGTAATTCCCAAcccagacagaaagaaagaagcagagcTGATGCTCTGGATCTCCAGAAGAATCTAATAGTGCATAGCTCCAGTTACCCTAGTTTTCGTATATTTATTCCTCTGCCCAACTTGAAATATGGAGGGTTGAGGTTAGCAAGAAATGTTCCTCTTTCTTTTACCCAGTTTCTAAAGGATTACCGCTTTCACTGCTGTTACAGCCCGTGGCATTTCTATGGAGACTCCTGTTCCCTCTTTCCATATTGTCttccattttattcttaatttctaTCGGAATCCTTTGGACAGGGTATTTGAGAATTCAGAGACCTGTCTCCATAAACCCTTTAAGATACACAATACACTTTGACAGAATCTGATGTAAATAGTAAACAGAAAGTTTACCACCAAATATCAGTTAGCTTGTTCGATAAAGTTGTTTATCCATCCAGGTGGCTCTGATTCTCCTGAGAAACTGTGAAGGCAGTGAAGAGCAAGGTGGGGTCAACAGCAAAGAAAACAGCCCCCactgactgctttttttttttttttgtataattcaGTAATTTTTCAAGTTTCAGAGTGAATGCTTGCTGTATAGCATTCATGGAGGTACTAAGTATAACTCCAAAGAGAAATAGACCCTAGGAGTTAAGAGATACAGAATTTGGTTTGCTATCCCAGCAATGCCGTTGCTTGAGAATAtgtctgaattttttatttagagTGGAAATGGGCTGTTTCCTTCaccatcttattcttttttttttctcttaggcaCTCAGTCTCAAAGTAGCAAAGCCGTGGTGCATGGCATTGTGATGGGCGTCGCAATTCCCTTTCCTATTCCTGAGCCTGATGGTTGTAAGAGTGGAATCAGCTGCCCCATTGAAAAAGACAAGACCTATAACTACCTGAATAAACTACCCGTGAAGAGTGAATACCCCTCTGTAAGTGACATTGTAGTTGAGGACACCGAAGGTCCTGTGGCTAGATTGGAAGTctgaggagagggggcaggaAGAAAAGATTAGAATAGGAATCCTTCATCTCTATGAGGAAGAGTTGGACACCTGGGAGAAAGGAGTGCAGGAATCTTGAGCTGGGGCGGAGAGTTTTCACTGTGTCCCtttgttctttgtctcttgctTAGTGGTCAGCCTGGGCCTAACGATGCcttttttatatacagtatttcACTGGATTCTTGTGACCACCTGTGTAGAGGTgatactatccccattttacagatgaagagatgtTAGCCTCCAATGCTATGCAATGTGAACAGAGTCCATTCTGCCAAGAATTACAGCCTAGATTGAGACCCAGTTCTCGTGATTCCAAAACCTGTGCAATGTTACAAGGTTTTAGCTAGGTACCACATAGTTCAAGATTTCAAGTAGTCAGAGCATTGTCATCAGAAAATCCTGGTGTCTCCATTAATCTCTTAACAAGACAGCAGTAATTTATTAGGTCCGTAGCAGACCGGTGgctttttcctctgctttctttcctccgccaccacccccacccccaaccttcaCCTCTGACTCGCCCTGCTGTACCTACTTCTTTTTCTACCAAACACTTATGAGATAGAGCCTGCTGGAATGAGCCTGTGTTAACAATATGAATCTTGATAAGAATGGAGGAAGTAAAGGGATTACTTTTTTTCCGTGAAGAAAAagggctgtatttttttttttttaatttatttaatttttggctgtgttggggttttttttgttgctgtgcgcgggccctctccagttgtggcgaactggggctgctcttcgttaAGGTGCacagcttctcactgcagtggcctctcccattgcggagcatgggctctaggcgcgcaggcctcagcagctgtggcacgtggactcagtagttgtggcgcccgggcccagccgctctgcggcatgtgggatcttcccagaccagggctcgaacctgcatcccctgcattggcaggcggactctcaaccacttcgccaccagagaagtccctagagCTGTATTTCTTAAAAGGACATCAAGTAGAACCAGGAGCAATCTGGCCATTTATTTCCTAGAAACAGCAAGTAATTAAAGGACATTCTAAAAAGACTCAAATATAGGGAGTCTGTGCTTCAGAGGTAACAGAGACCCTAAAGGTCGGGAAGAGATTTGTAGATTAGTTTGCAGAGCAGCCATGTAATCATGGGCATATGTAATCTGAGCCTCAGTAACTTAGAGTGTCTAGTTAGGGCCTGATACCGAGTAGGCACTTAATATATGGTAGCTATTGTTAAAtgacatttcatttgttttttgtttgttggttgttgtttttgttggttttgccATGCCACGCAGCGTAAGTGACATTTCCTTTGAAAACCAGCTTAAACTATGTTAATGTGTGCACTAAGTGAAACAGTAGTTAATGTGTACTAGTCTTGAAAAATTTATCAAACAAGTTTCAAGAAGCTGGGTATCACTGTCACTCAAATGTTGCATTCTGAAGAAACATTTTGAGTACAAAAGagaggttagggcttccctggtggcacagtggttgagagtccgcctgccgatgcaggggacacgggttcgtgccctggtccgtgaagatcccacatgccgtggagcggctgggcccatgagccatggccgctgagcctgcgcgtccggagcctgtgctccgcaacgggagaggccacaacagtgagaggctcgcgtaccacaaaaaaaaaaagagagagagagaggttgtaACTAAAAGCAAGTAAGCTTAAGAAAGGACTGGCAAAGTGCCAGTGATTTATTAAGAGTTAGAAGAGACAGCTCATAGTATGAGTGTAACAGGTCAAGGCAGAGATCTCTAagggggtatatatatatatttttttttctttttgcggtatacgggcctctcactgttgtggcctcccccgttgcggagcacaggttccggacgcgcaggctccggacgcacaggctcagcggccatggctcacaggcccagccgctccgcggcatatgggatcctcccagaccggggcacgaacccgtatcccctgcatcggcaggcggactctcaaccacttgcgccaccagggaggcccagggggtatattattgaagaagaaaaaaaaaacagtttaaggGCATTAATCAAAACTGTATTGCCACAAAGATCATTGTCCCTGAAGGTATTCATACAGCCCTAAACTCCTTTGAACATCCTTTGTGCTTTGACATTTCCTTTTCCAGCTAACAAGTAAGTTTCCTGAGACCTAGGAATCTAACTTTTTACTCTTCATATATTTCATAGTTAAAGTTGGAAAAAACTGGATCAGGTTGTCAAAATGCATGTGAAAttgtttaaatgtaaaattatttttcatggatggctttattatttttttaattaattcatttatttattttggctgcattgggtcttcattgctgcatgcgggctctctctagttgcagtgagcaggggctactcttcgttgtggtgcgcgggcttctcattgcagtagcttctcttgctgtgaagcatgggctctaggcacgcggggttcagtagttgtggctcacgggcttagttgctccgcggcacgtgggatcttcccctaccggggctcaaacctgtgtcccctgcattggcaggcagaatcttaaccactgcgccaccagggaagtcctggcttcATTTATGTACCATTGatctcagagggaaaaaaatgctttAGAAATTGTATTTGAGAAGCTAACTAGACTAGAATGTGGCACTGCGAACACCAAATCCTTGGTGTAACTTGGTTTGCCCTTCTAAGCTTAAGGACACAGGCTGTGCCCACATCCCAAGCAGCCTTCACGATGGCATGACTTAAGAAGAAAAGGATGAGGAATTAGGCAGCTTGTTACAATTTACATTTAGGATTCATAGTTAAACCCATTCTGGATTGAGGTGAGGTTCTAGTTTCATTTTTCccaattctttttctctttctccagatAAAACTGGTGGTGGAGTGGGAACTTAAGGATGACAACGACCAACATCTCTTCTGCTGGCAAATCCCAGTACAGATTGAAAGCTAGAGCTATTTGATGCCAATATGTCCGTCTGGGGGTGAGAGAAcgcgggtggagggaggggaggagagatcaAGTCTAAACTAAATCAGTGCCATAAGATGAAAGGAATTTCTAGACTGCCATTCTAGCCTCTCAACCTCCAAAAGCATCTAAGACCCTATTTCCTGAGAGCTCAGAACTGTCGCCCCTGTATTATCCTTTGTAAAAGGgttgaaggaaggaagagaaagtgagACTGTAGGGATTGATTTAATTGTCTTCAgggggagttttttgtttgtttgtttggtttggtttggtttttgcttttggaATAAGGAGGGTCTAACCAGACATGATCCAAATGAGGCTGCTTGGGGGATATTGGATAACTTGCCCTAGGGTTACCAGCCCTTGCAGCAAAGCACGGGTTCCAGATCACATCCATCTAGGTGGGATATTACATCTGCAAGTTCGTCATCTCCACGTGCCTCTTTGATTTCAGTGCATCTGGCCAATGAGCTTCCTCACCTCCAGCTCCGCGAGCTTCCTCACCTCCAGCTCCGCTGCTTCACCAGCCATGACTTGCTCTGCAGTGGTGTCCAGCGTGGTAGTGGAGGGGAGGTATTCTACGACAGAAATTCTCTGCAGTTAGCTCATGTCTCCTTTACTATCTTAGGTGGTTTTCATTAACTGCATCACTTGATTAGcagatgtttgattttttttttttaacaacactaACTTGTGGCTTCTTTATGCACCTGGAAATGTCcctttgaataaataaaaactcgtcaatcttttcttctgcatttgGGCTGTGGACACCTGCTTCTTTCACAGAGTATGTTCCCCCAGATCCGTGGTAGGTGGACACCTGGTCCCATGGTCCCAGAGTGCAGTACTATAAAGACATGACTTTCAGAAACTGCCACTTCTCCCTTTCACACAGGCCTCACCTCTCTATCTTACACAAAATGACCTTGTTTGCTTCACTTTGCACAGTCTTATACCACCAAGTGTGCTTGAAAGAAACAGTGAAAGCAAACATCACCTAGTTGAATAACAACATCTGCAAGGTCAGGGTTGGAACTGAATTTGGGGTTGAGGCAGGGAGTAGGAAGTTACAAGTTGGCATAAGCACAGCAATCTTTGGGGACCTCCTGCCTTGAAGAAAGCCTAGAAGCTTAAAGATGAAACGTGAAGTTGCAGGAAGTAATGGCTAGATTATTTAAATCTTGGGAGTGTCCTGCTCTTGAAGTACAAGTATAATCATGGGGCATATATTTTGCTGTTTTGAATCAATGTACTATCAGTCAGGTTTTAGCTGTCACAGAGATTGCAGCCCTATTCACAAAGGAGTTGGGTAATGTGGAAGGTCATCTCTTTTAGGCTGGGGTGCTTATGCAGCAAAGAAGTCATTTGGTCCAGTTCTTTTCATCCTACCGATTTCACTAGATTTCTTGGATTTCTTTGGCTTGTGAGTTTCCCAGGAAAGCCACCAGGGGACAGCAATAGATTGGGAATAATGTTATCAACGGCCAAGATTTCCTAGTTAATTCCTGGAGCCATTCAACCACTGTACTCTAGCTAAGATGTTTTGTGTATCCTATCACACTGTGACTAGAGGGACAGCCCACTCTGTCTCTGCATGCTGAACCCTGGGTATTTCAAATTTAAATGGATTCCAAAGGTGGTTAACTGCTGTGGTTCCTGGCTTCAGACTGCCGGTAGTTGGATCCTGGCTTCACCAATCAGTAGGATAACCAGTATGATCTTTAAATCCCTTAACTTTTCTGTgtgtcagtttctttatctgttaacTAGAGTTAATAACAGTagagctgtgaggattaaatgaagcgATGCCTGTAAAGCATTTAAAATGACCCCTGGCACATAGTGCAtaatcagtaaatgttagctgcaTTCCAAGAGACAGACATTGTCCCTCATCTAGGTATAGCAGGAAAATCAGAAAGTTCAGTCTGATGTGTGATGATACGTCACCTCAAAAAGGAGGCAATCCTCTATGCACAGGAACTTTCTCATGTGCCTGGAAAGCCTCAGTTCTCATATGCGTCTGCTTTCTCCCTAATCCCAGAAGACTCTCATGTCATTGAGCTCCTTTGAGGCTAACAAGTGCCTGCCCTGCATTTTGTACTTCTGCCCTCATATGttgaaggaagacagaaaaaaagcaGTTCCACAAGTGTATACCCTTCTGTTAGAGCAGAAGGGTCATGCAACAGCTTAGAACTGTTTGCCAGCCATTGTGAGGTTACGTGGAGCCTGCAGCAGTGAGCTGGGTAGGGCTCCCATGGGGGGATTAGTTTGAAAGGTCATCTTCTGTACAGAGGGTTTGCGGGCAGCCCCCTCAGAAAGGTCATGCTCTTTCCTGTGATGCTCTCACGTTTTTCTAGTCCACTGAGCAAGCCATGGAGGCTTAGACAGCTCCTCTCTTGCGTGAGTTCCAGAGTAGAGAAACCCCAGActccagtggttaaaaaaaacatGATGCAGACCCGTTTACAGAATAAAGGGAATCCAATACCCAGTATCCCCAGTTTGGGAGAGCGTTAGATGGGAGGGCTGGCATTTAGTCAAATCTTCAGGCTAATGAAAAGCAATGAGCATGGAGTAATGTCTAATCCCCTATGTTTGGTTTGAAATTttagttgactttttaaaagcaaCAGATCTTAATTATATTTTGCGAAGGTTGATAAAACAGTCTGTTCTCTAAGAACACCCACGGACATAGGAAAGTGGCTTGACATAGGTGGGGTCCAGGCTAAGGGAAGGTGATCTGGGATCAGCCATTTACATCAGACAATCCAAAAAGCAAATATTGCTTAAATGACTGGGTTGTTGTGAGGGCAGGGTCATGGTGCACAGGGAGAGCATTGACACAGAGGAAAGGGTTATGTGTGAAAAAT
This sequence is a window from Mesoplodon densirostris isolate mMesDen1 chromosome 4, mMesDen1 primary haplotype, whole genome shotgun sequence. Protein-coding genes within it:
- the NPC2 gene encoding NPC intracellular cholesterol transporter 2; its protein translation is MRFLGAAFLFLALSASALAEPVHFNDCGSGVGVIKEVNVNPCPTQPCQLHKGQSYSVNVTFTSSTQSQSSKAVVHGIVMGVAIPFPIPEPDGCKSGISCPIEKDKTYNYLNKLPVKSEYPSIKLVVEWELKDDNDQHLFCWQIPVQIES